From Candidatus Nomurabacteria bacterium:
GGCGTGTGCTCGACCTTATTGATCGCGGCGACCTCAAGACCGACAAGATCAACAACATCGTCCTCGATGAAGCTGACCGTATGCTCGACATGGGATTCATCCATGACATGCGCAAGATCTTGAGTCACGTGACCAATGATCGACAAACTCTCTTTTTCTCAGCTACCATGACCAAAGAGGCTGAAGCGCTAGTGAATGATTTTATGATCAAGCCAGTCACTGTCTCAGTGAAGAAAAAAGAAACTGCAAACAGCATCAAACAAGACGTGGTGCCGTTTGATCACGCTCATAAGTTCGATACGTTGCTTGCACTCCTTGCAAAGGACGAACTCAAGCGCGTCATCATCTTCGGTGCCATGAAGCATAGTGTAGAAAAGCTCTCTAAGGAGCTTTGCAAGCACGGCATCAAGGCTGAATCGATCCATGGCAACAAGAGTCATGGCCAGCGCCAGAATTCACTCAAGACATTCAAGAGCGGTAATGCTCGTGTGCTCGTCGCCACTGACGTGGCCGCGCGCGGTATTCATGTCGACAATGTGTCACACGTGATCAACTACGATCTCCCGAACACCTTCGAAGACTACGTACACCGTATTGGTCGTACTGGTCGCGGAACCATGCGTGGTGAGGCACTCACTTTTGTGCCAAAGCACTAACTTAAAGAAAAAGCGGCGGCTCCCTTCGGGAGCCGCCGCTTTTCTCTCCCGCAAGCAGTGACCACTGCAACTCAGTGGTGTCCTTGCTCAGGGTATTTGTGCTACGGACAACTTCGCTGCAGTGATCACTGTTTGCTCTACGGAAGATCTACTGCCCCAGCTGATATAGCATTTCCACCTCCTTTGCAGATAGTGCTCGATTGTAAATACGAATATCATCAAGATCACCATCCAGTGCGCCAAATCCGTTGTACAGGCTACCAATAGATACTTCACCCGTAAAACTAGCTGGGTCTGTACTGAGAGTATCGGTTGTTACCGCATCATCAACATAGAATGTAATAGTCCAATTACCCGAACTACCGGTACGAACCGCAGCAAAAAAATGCCAGTCTGTATCAGTGACCACAGTACCAGCAGTTGCGTAACTTGAAACATTATTATTCTGTACCCAATCAAAGGTACCGTCTGTATACCCAAAGAGCAGCTGAAATCTACCCGTTGGCTGCAGTGTGGTTCCACTATGCACAATACCTTGTGTGCTTGTGAGATTGTCGGTCCTTATCCAACCAGCAATACTCATTTCTCCGGAGAGATCCAACTCCGTCGGTAAACCGAGATCAATTGTGTCGTCAGAGCCATCAAAACCCATCGCCTGCCCTAGCTTACCCGGCGTAACAGACCGCGTACTCATCCCACCCTGCGCATCACCATCATTACCATTGCCACTCACATCCTCAATTTCAGCCGTCGAACTACTCCAGTCAACATCCGGTCCATCGAAGGTCCAGTGGCCGACGAGACCGGTTTGGAGAGAGTCAGGACCAGTTAGGGTGGAAGCCACTTTCACCCCTTCATTCATACTGTAAAGCTGTTTGACCTCGGTGAAGGAAAGTGTGTGATTGTAAAAATGAAAATCATCTACTGACCCTTTGAAATAATTACCTGGTGTCCAACGTGAACCGATAGAAAAATAATTAGTTGAGAAGGTGCCACCAAAAGTCTTGTCTTGATACCCAATGTAACTACCATCCACGTATATACGAGCACGGACTTGGGTTCCATTTATCTGTTCTGAAGTAAAGATAACGTGGTGCCAAGCACCATCCGCCGGAACAACTCCGCTTCCTGTTGTGTACGGAGAGCCTGAAAATGGATAAAAGTGCAACCTCTCGGTTGACTGTTCAAAGTATACCAACCACAGACCACACCCCTGCCCTTCAAACAATGCCCCGGTTGAAAAATCACTATCAGCTTTTATCCACAGAGCAGTCGATCGGTCTCTACTACAACTTTCACTGATCGATCCACTCTTTACCTGATTACTACCCTCAAAGTACATAGCCTGGCCTATCACTCCCACGACTGGAGAGGTGGTTGCGCTCATTCCTAAAAGCGCGTTCGCATTATTGCTGTTGCCACTTGCATCTTTGACCTCAGAACCTGTATCGTTCCAATTAACATCTGGTCCGTCGAAGGTGTAGTGAAGTACGAGACTGTCATTGAGAGAGTTGTTGAAAGGTGTGGTGGAGGTTCTTAGTGTTGCAGAGACAAAGTTTTGCAGTGGACCAAGCAGCAGATACACCCCTCCTGCCAACAGCATTAAAATAAGCAAATACTTGCCATAGGAAACGGAGCGCGGATCGAAATCTGCTTGAGTAGACATGGTGGAATTATAGCAGATGGCCGGCGCCCGAAGGGCGCCGGTCATCTGCTACTTCAGGTAACTATCAAAATAGATCGCATGGCAGGTATAACCGCCTGGGTTCTTCTCCAGATAATCCTGATGATACTCTTCAGCCGGCCAGAAGCGCCGCAGCGGCTCGAGGGTGGTCACCACCGGATCAGGCCAGCGCTCTGACTCATTTACAACATTGATCATTTCTTCAGCGATCCTCTTCTCTTCATCATTCGCATAGAAGATCGCCGACCGATATGAAGTGCCACGGTCATTGCCCTGCTGATTGAATGTGGTTGGATTGTGGATCTGGAAGAAGAAATCCAGGAGGTGTTTGTAGTCAATCTTTTCAGGATCGTACTCGATCTCTACCGCCTCGGCATGGCCGGGGTGATGCTCATACGTCGGATTATCATTTTCTCCCCCACAGTACCCCACTTCTGTATTCACCACCCCCGATTGGGTGCGGATTAAGTCTTCGAGTCCCCAAAAGCAGCCTCCGGCCAAAACACTTTTCTTTGTCATACGATCTTCGACTCCTTACAGGAGCTGTACACCTTGTCGCCCGTTTGTTTCCTTACGTCACAAACGTGCTGGCAAGGTCTTGCGAAAGCCTCCCAGGCTTTCTCACCCCCAAAGCGCCCGCCAGCTAACACAGCTTTCCTAGTCATGTTTTTTAATTTAGTCTTGTAAATGCTCTTTGAAGTATTGCTTGATGAGTTCAATATCATCAGTTTCTAGTACGTGCTTATCTGGATTTTGCTGCAGCCAATCCATCGCCGCATCAAATTCAGCTTGGCTGATGCCACTTTCTTCGCCCGGTTCGTAGAGGTCAGCTCGAAACAGTTTTTCGACTTCGTTCCGTTCATCTTCATCGAGTTTGCCGTAGAGACGCTGCATGATCTCGCGCATCTCCTCTGGTCGCACCCGTTTTGGTAGCTTCGTAAAAAATCCCATATGAAGATATTGTACTACAACGAAAACAGCCGGCGCCCCGAAGGGGCGCCGGCTGTTTTCTTATTCACTACTCGGTCGTAGTGCCATCAAAATGTTCTTCGACCGCTTCAACTTTGGTTGCGTGTAGTGTTCCTTCTTTGTGCTCCGGCGGTGTGTAGATCGTGTACAACTTGAGCAACTCACTGTCTGAAGTGTTGATCACGTTATGATTCGCTCCTGACGGCACGATCACCGAGTCGCCATCACCCACTTCATACTCAGATTCATTTACGATCACTTTTCCGACCCCTTCCTCAAAGCGGAAGAACTGGTCATGGCCATCGTGCACTTCAGCACCGATCTCTTCACCTGGCTGCAGGGTCATGAGTACGAGCTGCATCTTCTCGCCGGTATACAACACCTTTCGGAAGTTGGTGTTTTCAGTTGTTAAATCTTCAATATTTCCAAAATATCCTTTTTTCATAGTTTCGATATTACCTGAATTGTTGAGCTAGTTATTCTGAGCGTCCGCGGGGACTCAGTGCTACACCGAGTTTGTGAACATCGGAGCGTGTGAAGAATGACTAGCTCAACAATTAGCTACACTGATAAACAGTCAAGACAACTGTCTCACACCTCTAGTACTCGTGCAAGCAAACGATTCTTTCAGTTACTTTGGCAACACTGGGTTTGGCACATCGTGACCAAGGAAGAATTCATTGATGTTGTATGCCACCAGCTCAGACATCTTACCGCGCGTCTCTTCACTGGCTGATGCGATATGTGGCGTCAGTACGACATTATCGAGCTTCGCAAGACCCGGTGCGAGCTTTGGTTCATCCTCAAATACATCAAGTCCAGCACCGCGGATCACCTTAGCCTTGAGTGCCTTCACGAGCGCTTTTTCGTCCACCACCGGACCGCGCGAGGTGTTGATCAGGTATGCAGACGACTTCATCATCGCGAGTCGTTCAGCATTGATCAGGTGCTTGGTTGCTGGCAAGAGTGGCACATGGACTGATACCACATCAGCCACCTGCAGTAGTTCATCGAGGGATTCATAATACTCACACGCCACATCGGCTTCGAGTGCTTCTGAGCGTGCAATGTCGTAGTACTTCACCTTCATACCAAAACCATTCGCGAGGCGCTTCGCCACTCCCGAACCGATCCGACCAGCACCCACGATTCCAAGCGTCTTACCCATCAAGTCGCTACCAAGGAGCAGCTCCGGCGCCCAACCTTTGTACTTCCCAGCGCGTGTAAATTTGTCTGCTTCAGGAATGCGCTTGGCGAGCGATAAGATCAATGAAACTGCGTATTCAGCCACCGTGTCAGTGAGTACCCCTGGTGTGTTGGTGATCGTGATACCAGCTTCAGTGAGACCTTTTACATCAATATTATTGAAACCAACGGCGTAGTTAGCCACGATCTTCGCCTGCGGCGCGGCCGACAGTATATCCATATTGATGGTATCAGTGAGCAACGAGACCACACCATCGTACGGCCGCGCCGCAAGTGCCTTTTTGAGTTCTGTTTCGGTAAGAACTCCATCCTTTTCACTGACCACCACTTCGTGACCACCGTCACGCATCCAATCCAAACCGATGTCAGGAATTTTTCGAGTAACAAAGATCAACGCCATATGCTAATAGAACATTACCAATATGCACATATAGTAGCATGTCAGGAAGTCATAAGAACCCAACTGCGCACAATCCACATTCCTCTGCCCAAAGTATCGACACAAGCGCGTATGATACATATATAAGCAACACCAACATGACATACAAATCACTCACTATTACACATTGGATCGCACTCGGCCTCGCAGTTGTCGGTATCGTTTTCGTCAGTCTGTATTTCACCAAAGCTGAAGCAGTCTACAACCGCAGCGTCGGAACCTTATCAATAAATAAATTCTTCCCAGCAGCTGAAGAAGAATCAGTAACACTTTCATTTAGTGGTGTTATTGGTCTTGAAAGCATCGCTGATTTTTCAGGCTGGACACTACAAAACGCAGACGGGGGTTTCGTATACGACCTATCACAAGTGTATCTATCAAATACAGAACCAATTAAGCTTTGCGCAGAAACCTCAGCTGATCCAAACTGTAACTATCACTGGACCGGCGACGATGTCTTTAACAATGACGGTGATTCACTACGCGTTCTCGCTCATGACGGCACCACCATTGCTACCCTTAGCTACGACAGTACGAGCGCATTTCCTCTTAACGGTAGCGGCGACTATATCGCGACTGTCTACTCAACTGGCGACAAGATCACTGTTTGTGACACCCATAAAAACGGCACCATCCGAAAACGAAACCTAAATATCAAACAACTCATTCACGATCAAGAAGACGATGTTGCAGCAGGTGCAGATATCATTCCGCCATTTGTTTACGAGAACAATAAAAAACTCGGATATCATCCCGGAGTGAATTGGCCCGCTGGTGCCGAAATCCTCGCAAATGACTGCCAATAATTAACCGATCGGTCTGATCTCAATATAGCGCTGCTTCCAGGCCCGTTTGAATTTATCGACGGTGAGCGAACCGCCCCCCGTGGGCTCAGCCGGATCGTTGTAGTACACGAGTCCGTCTTGCACTGCTGTCACCACTACTAGATGTGGGATCGGATTTGTTGGTTCAAAAGTGTAGTGGACAGACGCCAAGACTGGACCTTCACGAACCACGTCAGCAAATGACGCAAACGCTTCTGCTACACTGAGCCCTGCCAGACTAACACTTGAACCAGCGAGTCCGTACGGTCGAGCTAAGTCAATGAGTCCCGCGTGGGTCCAACCCGCATCAGAAAGAAATGATCCGGCTGCGATCCCTTTTGCTAAAAGTACATCAGGCACCGGCGTCAATTCAGAATAGTAATCAATAACCATCGCGACACTTGCTATCCCGCATGAGACCTTTTTCCATTCTGGAGCAGTGATGTCTGTAAATTGTGAATAAAATGGCACCTCAGGAACTGGTGTGACTGGTTCTGTAATTGAAACTTCTGCAATTGTCTCAACCGGCGGCACCTCAGCTACTTGAAGCGGCTGCACACCAACTGTCATGTATGAGCCGATCAGCTCCGCCGGTGGAACTTCAGGCACAGACACAAAAACAGCTGCGCCATACAATGCGCCAGCTAATGCTACCAAAAGAACGGATATTCTTTCTGATCTCAAAACAGCGCCAGTGTAGCGCGACCTAAAATATAGACACAAGCAACTTACTATTGCTTAATCTTTTACGATCACCGTTGTACCCAATTCAGCCCAGTTATACAGCGTATGTGCAGTGTCTGGCGGAAGATTGACACAGCCATGAGAATATTGTGAACCAAAACTATTGTGCCAATACGCTCCATGGATCACTGCCCCACCCTCAGTAAAATACAAATTCCAAGGTACTCCGGGCAGATCATATACTTGTTGATCGATCAGATTTGGAAGCGGACCCTGCATGTAGCGACTTGGCGTTTTTTTGTAGATCGTAAAAGTCCCTCGCGGTGTCGGAGTAAGTTCCAATCCGGTTGAAATATTAGCTTCCATGAACAATTCACTCCCCTCAAACGCATAGAGTTTTTGCTCTGATCGATCGACTGTGATCACTTTCTGCGTACTCGTTGAGTAGTCATGTTCCCAGATGGTCTTATCACCCTCATCAAGCAAGACCTTTACGTAGTCAGCTGAAATGTACCAATCTCCCTGCAACCGTTCTGGATAGCGCAACCATTCGTCGAAGACGATCTTGTACCAGGTCGAACTCGCATGTTCGACCATACCACCCACCTTGAGCACTACCCCATTACGGACACTTGCCACAACTGGATACTCCGGACCAGGACCAGAACGTACCCGCAAGCACTCACCTTCAAAATGAGGACCACAACTGTCGAGCACTTCGACATATTCAAAGAGCACCCGTTCGATCGGTAATAATACTGGTGCCGCATCTGTCGAGGTAGCTTCGATGACCACCACTTCTTCTGATCCTAAAAATGGCGAATCAGGAGCAGCAAAGTCATCTAAATAGACGATCGGTGATGTAGAACTGTTCGTATCAGTCTGTGACGACCCCCAAAAACCACCTACCTTGAATAACACAGCAAGCAGAAAGAGTACCAATACTGAAAGTATGAAAATAGTTCGATTCGCCTGTCGTTCAGAAAGCGGCATACTTGTAAGTATACGGCACTGTCTAAGCTACTCGCAATTCAGGTGGGTGCAAAAAGGCCGCGCGAAGCGCGGCCGATACAAACTGACGATCTCTCAAGTGATCACTTCACGGACGCGTAGCCCGATCGAAGCATAATCAGGAGCAAACCAATCGATCCGAACCCGACAATGATCCGCATCCCAACCAAACCCTGGCGTGAACGACCCAGTAGTCTGGGTGCCGGTACACAACGTTATACAGTCTGCATCGAGATGTTTTCCATTGTATCGATAATAGAACAATTCCAGCAATAGTCGCTCCAACAAGGTTATCCCTGGTATGAGACTTTGTCGAACGTGCACAGCCGACTTCTTCTGGTGCTCAAAGTCTGCTTCGAACCGTTTCCGAACCCAGATCGCATACGGACCCTCAGCTCGTCGCCAATCATCGATCAGCGGAACTTCTGACAGATCGCGATCTGGTGAATCGATAGGAAACTCTTGATCCATAAGATCGATACACTCAAGCAGTGTGATCGATGGAACCACGATCAGCTGGGCGAATCGTGGATTGAAAATCGGCAGTCGAACATCTGAGACGCTGCATTCTACCTGCAGGTCATCGAAGATCTGCTGCCAGAGCAACTGTTGCATGGCAATGTCGTTTTCATGACCACCATCGATCAGGGTCATGGTTCTCCCCGTAAACGCAAATTGTTGTGCCAAGTTTAATTCCCTTCTTGAGTCAAATTGTAGTACAAAGAACGATCACCAGCGTAGTGCTGATGAGCCACTACTTTGCGCTTTTTCCCCGACCTTGTAAAGAATACTAAAACCGTACCTGTGTATAAGGTTGTGGAAAAGTTGTTGAATAAAGCTTTATAAACTAGCTAAAATCTGTGGAAACTCATGGAAATACACACCAAAACTGTTGACAAACCTGTGTATAAGTCATTGAATAGGAATACGTAGGCAAAACGACTTGAGGAGACCTGCGATGACAACGGAGATCTTTAAAATAAGGGTTACACAGCCACACTACAACTTGTGGCAAATCTGGCTTTGTTCATCGCGACTGTTTGTACTCATGTACACATGGGTAACGCGTGACGAACGCCCGACATTCGAAAAGCAGTTCGCCTTCTGGCGCAAATGGCCAAAAGAACGCTGCAGCTTCGCCGTCCTGTTTGGTGTGATCTTCACCCCCAAAAGTGGCTCATGATGCCGCGAGACAGACCCCTTCGGGCCTGTTTTTTTATCCTTCATCAAGTGGCTGATCAGCCAGCTTCCGACCAGTTATAGCCCAATGCTCAGCTTGCTCTCTGGTAGCAAACGCCTTCATGTTGGTGCGACCCGCAACCTTCAGGGCAATGTCCATGAAGTTGCGCATGATCAAGTTTGCGCCAAACACTCCCGTGCGTGTTGCGTAGCCTTTGTTATGTCGAACAAGAGAGATCAAGAAGGACAACGAATCTTGATCTGCCTCAACCCCTCCAACCAAGTCAATGATGCAGTAGACATGCTCCTCATCCCTTTCCTTAGCGGTACGCATCGCTTCTCGAACAGACTCTCCCCAGGCTTCAAGGTGCTCTATGTGATCACTACTTAGATTACCGCTCATGCGGAGTTGTATGACACCATGCTCGTCAATATAGCAGCCGAGCTCCATATCATGTTCAGTTCGGTGAAAAGCTTCCATGGTGACAGTATACCGAACCAAAAAAATGCTTCAATATCAAAAGAATCCTTCGGTATATATCTGATGCGCCGCAACACCCACCTCTTGCAGACTTTGCCACATCCCCTGCACAAACGATACTGAGCCGCAAACAAAGAATGACGCTACAGATAGATCAGCAACTTTCTCTGCTATCTGCTCACCATCCATGCGACCGGCATGTAGATCTGCATCGTCCACTGGTTCTTGAGTCACAAAATAGTACAGTGTGAAATCATCATGCTGTTTCGCGAGAGTTGCAAACCGCTCACGAAAGCTGATCTCACTAGCGGTGCGATTAGAGTAAAACAACTTGATCGGCCGTTGATCTTGCTGCTGTGTGAGCGAATCGATAATACTTGCAGATGGCGTAATTCCGACTCCACCAGAAATAAATACCAGTTCTCCCTCATCTTCTGGCTCTGGATAGAAAAACCCATACGGAGCACTGGTGGTCACTGTCGCTCCAACCGGAAGATCTATGATCGCACTTGAGAAGGTGCCAATTTTCTTGATTGTGATCGTCACTTCGTCTGACTCTGGTGCACTTGAAAGACTATACGACTTCCCTTCTACCGGCGGATGCCCTGGCAACAGAATAGTCACATACTGCCCTGCTCGAAATGTTGGTTTTTCTACTACCGGCTCCAGGACCATAGTTTTTACCGTCGGTGTCTCTGTGCGCCATTCAATTATTTTCCATTCGTACGTAGTCTCATTCATGTTGTTGCTGTTCAAAATCTTCGATCGCTTCTCGAAGCGCCTGGTGACCAAGGACCGAACAATGATATTTCCGGTCCGGCAGACCACCGAGTCGATCTATGATCGCCTCTGGCGTGAGTCGTTTGGCGTGCCGGAGGAGCATACCACCGTTTTCAGTCGCCATAACTGACATCATGGAGGTTGAAGCGATCGCTGACGCACAACCAAACGTGCGCCACTTACACTCTGCTATCTTTGTCTTGGTCTGGTCCACCCTGATCCACACCACCATCATGTCGCCGCAGGCTGGACTACCCACGACCCCGACTCCATCTGATTCGTAGTCTTTTTCATCAAGCAATATGTTGCGCGGGTTAAAAAAGTGATCTTTGACCGTATCAGAATAGAGCCAGCTCGATCCAGCATCGCAAGTGGTGACATCGGGAGTTTTTGATTCTTTTTTCATACAGCAAATTCTATATGACTGGTCGTTGCCGCAGTGAGCTGACGTAAGCGATCAACACTTTTCTTAAGACACTGCACAGTGTACTCAAGATCATCCTTTGTTGTCTCTCGGCCAAGCGTAAAGCGCAGACTACCATGAATGAGTCCATCTGGGATGCCAATCGCCTGAAGCACATGCGATGGCGTGAGATCGTGTGCCGAGCAAGCTGAGCCGGTCGCTGCCGCAATGCCGTAATGATCAAGTTCAAGGACGAGCGATTCTCCTTCAAGGGTCGGGACTGTAATGTGGAGATTATTCGGAAGACGTACGTCTGGGTCTCCATTCATCACAATATCTGGCAGCACGGTATGAAGCTGATGCCAGAAGTGATTGCGGAGGTCGGTGAGGCGGGCGGCTTCAGCCGCCCGCCTCACGACCGCGAGCTCGAGTGCTTTCGCAAACCCAGCGATCAACGCCGCGTTCTCGGTACCAGCACGCAATCCCCCTTCCTGACCACCACCAACTATGAGCGGCTCGAGTCTCACTCCGCGCCGCACATACAGCATACCCAACCCTTTTGGACCATATATCTTCGCTCCGTTTAAAGTAAGCAAGTCGACACCTAGCTCGCGAGGTAACACTTCGAGCTGCCCGGCTGTCTGACAGGCATCAGTGTGAAAGAGCGGACGTTTCGCTTCATTGATCTGCCGCAATGCTTGAGCGATCTCAGCAATTGGTTGGATCGTACCGATCTCGTTGTTGGCGTACATGACCGATACCAGTGTCGTGTCTGGTCGCACAGCCGCCAGCACATCCCCAACCGACGCAATTCCGCTTGACTCCACCGGCACATACGTCACTGCAAACCCATCTCGCTCAAGCACCTTCGCTGCGGCTAAAACAGCTTTATGTTCGATCGCGGTGACCACAATGTGTTTCCCACGATCTTTCCGTGCTCGTGCTGCACCAAGAATCGCTAGATTGTCAGACTCAGTACCTGAACCAGTGAAAATGATCTCACTCGGCTCCACTGCCAAACTCGCTGCCACAGACTGCCGCGCTGCTGCCAGTGTGTCGTGTGCCTTACGTCCGATCTCGTACATCGAGGACGCATTGCCGTACGTCTCGCTCGTATGCTGCAGCAGCAGCGCGGCCACCTCTGGGTCAACCGGCGTCGCCGCAGCATGATCAAGGTATACTTTTCTCGTTTCGATCTGATTCATACTTATCTAATACCACAGTGCTGCACGTACTTGCTGGCGATTTTTTGCAGCTCCAAGAACTCTTCATTACTGTAGGTAGTCTTCCGCATAAAGGCAGGATTTAAGAGCTTTGTTGGTACAAACCGCTGCAAGTAGTAGTGCTCAGCGCCCTCGATCTCTTTTGCGATCTCTTCGATCTCTTCTGGCGACAGCAATGACTTAACCACCGTAGTACGAAACTCATATGGCACTCGACCCTCAAGCAGCAAAGCTCTGGTTTCCCGTATCGCGTCCACATCAACTGGCCTGGTCACAGTTGCGGAGTACTTAGAGAGCGGAGCCTTAGCATCAACCGCCACATAATCGACCATACCCTCGGCCACTGCAACAGTGACCACATCAGGCCGGGTGCCGTTCGTATCAAGCTTTACCTTGAACCCCATTGATTTGATCTGGAAGATAAAATCCAAGAGATCGTCATGCATGGTCGGTTCGCCACCAGTGATCGTTACTGCATCGAGCTTACCACGACGCTTCACCAAGAAATCGAAGAATGACTCAGTCGAGAGCTCGGTTGCAGTCTCCTCTACCAGCTCTGGATTGTGGCAGTACGGACAACGGAAATTACACCCGATCGTAAAGACGATAGCAGAGATGTGGTCTGGATAATCAATGATAGAACATTGTTGTAAGCCACCTAAGCGCATGATACATGCTCGGTCTTGGTTATAGCATCATGGTCTTTGGCGATGGTCTCTCGAAGCTCAAACTCTGCCTTTTTACCGTCATTCCACTGCTCAACTGGTCGCAAGTACCCGACGATCCGCGAGTACACCTCACACTGCTCATGACAATCTGGACACACCAGCACCTCGCCCGGCAAGTAGCCATGGTTCTTACATACACTAAAGGTCGGCGATATGGTGAAGTACGGCAAGCGATACTGTTCGCAGATGCGCTTCACCAGACTCTTGATGGTGTTTGGATTATCAACCCGCTCTCCGAGGAAGAAGTGAATGACGGTACCACCCGTGTACTTAGTCTGTAGTTCATCTTGTAGTTCAAGGATCTCAAACGGATCGTCGCTATGCATGACCGGCAAGTGCGTGGAATTGGTGTAGAACGGAGCAACCACACTCTTACCGACCCCATTTGCAAACACCATGTCGTCACCAAGCTGCTTCTGATCGATCTTAGCCAAACGGTACGAGGTTCC
This genomic window contains:
- a CDS encoding anaerobic ribonucleoside-triphosphate reductase activating protein gives rise to the protein MRLGGLQQCSIIDYPDHISAIVFTIGCNFRCPYCHNPELVEETATELSTESFFDFLVKRRGKLDAVTITGGEPTMHDDLLDFIFQIKSMGFKVKLDTNGTRPDVVTVAVAEGMVDYVAVDAKAPLSKYSATVTRPVDVDAIRETRALLLEGRVPYEFRTTVVKSLLSPEEIEEIAKEIEGAEHYYLQRFVPTKLLNPAFMRKTTYSNEEFLELQKIASKYVQHCGIR